CTCTACAGTTGCTGCTTGAGTCCCAGTCATCTGCTTACCTCCCCATTTCCCTTAAATAATTAATTGGATTTCTCACTTTTAACTTATATCCTTCTTCAGCCGCAAGCCTTTCTATGCAGCGACATTTTTGTAAGATTTCATCATCGCACGTCAAAAACCAGTCAACCCTCCCCAAGCAGGCGGCAGAAACGTGTAGTGCATCCATAGGATTTAAGCCGCATTTAGCAGAGAACTTTCTCGCCAAAGAAATTATTTGCTTACTGCTAACAATGTTTACCGGAGCCAGTGTTCTCTCAAAGCCCCTAACATCGATTCAAGTACTGGAAAGCATTGAAGTCGATACTTCCAGACGCTTTCAGACGCATCATTTAGGCTATGTAGAAAGAACTATGGGTATCAAATCACATACGCGGCCACCCCTG
The sequence above is a segment of the Candidatus Bathyarchaeota archaeon genome. Coding sequences within it:
- a CDS encoding PIN domain-containing protein, with product MDVRGFERTLAPVNIVSSKQIISLARKFSAKCGLNPMDALHVSAACLGRVDWFLTCDDEILQKCRCIERLAAEEGYKLKVRNPINYLREMGR